The region CCTAAAAGAATAGAATTTATTTTTCCAGTAACCTTGTAACCTCTGCAAGCATTTCCGGTATGGGTATTTCCTGTGGGCAGCGCTCTGCACATTGTCCACAATCTATGCAGTTGGATGCCTTACGTTCCTCTCCTACGTGGGATGCGTAAGCCCTTCTGGCATCTTCTATATTTTCATAAAGCATAGCATTATTGAGGTATTTGAAGTTGAGGGGAATCTGCACACCTGCAGGACAGGGCAGACAATACCTGCAACCAGTGCAATCAACAACAAGTTTGTCGCAGTAGATTTCCCGTACCTCTCGTATCAGTGCGTGGTCTTTTTCAGTCAGGGAATTTGGCAATGCCTTATTTGCTGTTGCTAGATTTTCCTTTAACTGCTCTAGATTGCTCATGCCGCTTAAGACCATGCTTACCTGGTCCAGGTCCCAGATATAGCGTAATCCCCATTCTGCTGGTGTACGTTTGATTTCACTTTTGTCCCATATTTTCATAATATCGTCTGGTACCATATCGGCCAGGCATCCTCCCCTTAAAGGTTCCATTATTATCACTCCAAGGTTTTGTGACGCTGCATAAAGTAAACCTTCGTAGCCGGCCTGATAATCGATGTCAAGGTAGTTGTACTGGATCTGACAGACATCCCAGGAGTAGGCATCAACGATTTCCCTGAACAAAGAGACTTCATCGTGAAAAGAAAATCCTACATAACGGGATCTGCCATCTTTTTTAATCTGATCAAGGAAATCAAACAAGCCAAGTTCCACAAGTTTTGGCCAAAAGTCCCGGTTGAGAGTATGAATTAAATAAAAATCAACGTAATCCGTACCAAGTCTTTCAAGTTGTTCATCAAAGTAGCTATCCATGTCCTCACGGCTCTCAATGTTCCATGATGGCATTTTTGTGGCGAGATTTACTTTATCCCTGTAACCATTTTGCAGCGCTTTAGCCAGCATGGGTTCACTTTTACCTTCATGGTAGGGATATGCTGTATCAAGATAATTTATGCCCTGGTCGATGGCATGGTGGATTATCTCGCAAGCTCTTTGCTCATCAATGTGTCCGGAATCACCGTCTATTATGGGCAGCCGCATACAACCCAGCCCAAGGGATGAAACTTTTTCACCTGTTTTTCCAAGTGTACGGTATAACATGCCAGAATGTGGTATTTAGTTGATAATAAGCTTTGGTATTCTGACTAATACGTTCTGATGATTATTACTAACCTCTAGTTCATACTAATGATGAGTATGACATTTGTAAGAATTCACAAGTTATTTATAGTAATTTTGCACAGATAGTATATTGCAAGCAATTTCATATTCATTATGAATTGCAAGTGGTGGTACACATGAGACGTGGTAAACTCGAAATTATGATAGACATACTTAAAGTTGTACAGAGAACAGAAGCAACAAAAACTTCTATCGTCTATAAAGCAAATCTGAATTTTAATCGTGCTGATAATTATCTTGAAGCCCTGATAGACCAGGGATTAATTGCAAAAGCATCAAACAGGTATATAATTACAAACCTGGGGGCAGGTTATCTTCAGAAAATGAGTGATGTCAGAGAGGTGTTAGAAGCACCAACCTGCTGAAATGACTTCAGATACAAAATCTTACAATTATTGAATTTATTAATCATTACCGTCTTATTGATGGTAATGTGAACTATTTTTTTACTAGTTCCTCAATACAATTATTTATAAAAAGTAACTTTGTTTTCAGAAATTGTAATAATAAAGTTTATAATCTATGCTGTAAAATTGTATGTGGGGGTATATTATTTGAAAATAAGAATGTTGAATTCAAGAAATGAAATTAACAGACTGGGCGAAGATGAAAAATTCATACACTTTTCGTTCAGGCCGAGTGACATAGATATTCTGGAAATACTCAAAAATTGTCCAAATCTCAAAGCAGCCCAGATTCCTCCTTCTTACATGAAATCCCTTTCGGGAAACGTGCCAAAAATACTGAAAATGCAGGGAGTGGAATTACTTAAAGGGGATTTGAAGGGAACTAAGGTCATTAAATATATGGAAGTTATCGAGAAATAATCTTCACTTTCATTTAAATTGGAAGCAACACAAATTGCAGTTATCCATCTTTTAATTTCTGTATAATCTACAGAGATTTATTTTTTAATGAATTTAATTTTTCCAATTTAACATATTGTCAGCTTATTTAAATACTTGGATTCTTCCATTATTCTATTCGTTTTCAGGGAGGAGTTCCCGTCGTAACTTCCGCATATGCCCGTAATATTTCCGCTACACTCCATGCCTGCGAAATACAACCACCGGGATTATGTGGAGAGTCGCCATCAAAAACTTCAGAAACGGTATCTATACCTGCTTCATTAAAATGCCCGGTAAATCGAAGTATAAGAGTGCGACAATATTGTCTGCTATTCTCAGAGTTTCCATGTACTTTCAAATAACCACTGATGAAAAACCCAAACAGCCATGGCCACACTGTCCCATTATGATAGGCCTTATCCCTACTTACTGCATCTCCTTCATATTTTCCCACATATTTACTGTCAGCCTTTGAAAGGGTGCGCAGGCCATAAGGTGTTAATAAATCCTCTGCTACCTTTTGGAGTACATAGAATGCTTTATCTTCAGAAAGTACGGGAAATGGCAGGGAAATTGCAAATATCTGGTTTGGTCTTACAGATGCATCTTTTATTTCTGGATCCTCTGGGAAAATACAATCATAAAGGCATAATTTATCGGCATTCCAGTATTTTTTGGCAAAGTTTTCCTTTATTTGATGAGCTAACTGTTTATAGTCTGAAGAAGGAACATCAATTGATTTCGCAAGCCAGGTAACTGTACAGAGAGCATTGTACCATAAAGCATTAATTTCACAGGCTTTACCTTCCCGGGGAGTCACATTTAAACTACCAATTTTTGCATCCATCCACGTAAGCTGAGGTCCATGGCTAATCAACCCGTCAGAATCCATATGAATATTGTTTATAGTTCCTTTCATGTAATTTTCAATAATATCAGAAATTACAGGCCAGATATTGCTGACAAAAGCCTGATCTTTTGTGTAGGCAAAATATCTACCAACTGCATGGACAAACCATAAGGAAGCATCAACTGTATTATAACCTGCATCCCCATCTTGTCTATCCGGGAAATAGTTGGGAATCAAACCCTTGAAACAATATTTTGAAAAAGTTAAAAGTATCTGACGGGCTTTGTCATATCTACCTGTAACAAGTGTAAGCCCTTCAAGGGAGATCATTGCATCCCTGCCCCAGTCAGCAAACCAGTGATAACCTGCAATCACTGAAGCTGACAATGTGGTCTGCCTTTTCACAATAAAAGAATCAGCAGATAATCCAAGAGTTTTCATGAATGTATCAGTAACGTCTAATGCTGGGCAAACCTTTTTTCTTCTTGAAATTTCTCTCCTGAATTCTTCCTCAGCATTGAAATTTTCAGTAATTGCGGAAGTTGTTACAACAACATAAAAAACCTGTCCTGAATCTTTATCCATCCGGCCCTCGAAATAGCCGGGATTGTAAAGGTCTTCCTGATAATCCAGTCCTCTTTTCCTATCTGTTTCATATTCAAAATTGTAATACCAGTATGGTTTTGGATTATATTCCATGTTGGAATTCAATTCAAAACTGTCTTTACCATTGTAAATCATCACCTTATAAGCTTTGACTGATTGCCCAAAAGTAATATCATCCGATCTTTTTAATTGGTGAAAATTCCTGTATGTAACTAACGGGAAAAGTCTCATTGTGATATTATCTGTTTCCCCGTTTATACTGTATCTGATAACGGTGGAATTTGTTCCATAAACCATGAAAATCTGTTTTTCCAGACTTACATTATCGACGGAATAATTAAAGGTAGGTACCGGTTCCGTTGTATATCCTTTAAGATAGTGGAATCCTTTCGGATGAATTGTTTGTGGATATTTGTGGCTGGCAAGACGGTATATCTTTCCTCCAACTTCCAGTTCTTCATCCAGGCTGGAAAGAATTACTTTGCGCTCCACAGGTGCGTCTAAGGCTGCTATAAGCAATCCATGATATTTCCTGGTATTGGCACCGATAACAGTGGATGATGCATAGCCACCAAGACCATTTGTTACTATCCATTCCCTGGAAGCAAATTTTTCGTAACTTTTCTCATCTTCAGGAATATCCGGCATACCTTAAACCTTATTCTTGAATGGTTTCGCTGTTCTCATAGTCATTTAGCAGGAGAATATTTGATATCATAAGGGCACAGCTCCAGCTTAATGGGATGGCCCATGCAGGTCTGCCTGTATGCTTATCTACCTGTTCCGGTAACATTCCTGTACAGGTTGTTCCCCTAATAGACCATTTAATGTATTCCAGGGCTGATTCTACGAGTTTGGTTTTCTCCTGAGTCCCAATCTTCTCTGAAACCGCCAGGGTAAGCATGGCACGGGAAAGCCAAAGAGTTGTTACTACCCAGGGATTACCTCCTATATAGTGGTCATCTTCGAAGCGCTTTATGCCGAAGTGGCCGTTAACCGGGATTTTCAGTTTTTCCGCCACATTATTTATCATTGAGATTATCATTTCCCTTTCCTGTTCATCTTCTGCTGACAGCATCCCGAAGGGGACAAATGTACCGATCATACTTGCATCCACAGTAATATCAAGGGAATCATCTATTATACCCCGCCCAAAATAGCCTTCTGCAATCCACATTTTTTCGATTGTTGTATCTTTAACCAGAAAAGCCCGCTCACTCCAGCGTTGGGCAAGTTCTGGTTCCCTGTAATCCTCTGCCATGACAGCAGCGCTTTTCAGGCCTGCATAGATGGATGCATTGGTATAAATGAAAATACCCTGGTAGGTCTCCCATAAACCCCGGCAGGGTTCGTGTAGACCTTCAGGTGTTCTTTTCATTAGATATTCTGCTGCACTCAACACGGTAACCCACATCTCATCCAAAAACTCGAGTTTTTCGATTCCTTCCAGGGTCTGGTAATATCTTTCGATCGCAAATAATGTGGAGCCAGTCTCATCAATCTGGGTAGAACTCTTAAAATTACCCCAGGAAGGAGCTTCTTTTCCATCCAACCAGTATCTCTGGAACCAGGAACCGTCGGGAAGCTGGGTTTGTTTGCACCACCTGAAGAATCTGTCACAGTAGTCCGGATATGAAGCGTCCAGGAATGCAATTACCACTTCTGCGCAATCCCTGTTCCAGCAAAAACCATAACCTCCGCACATCTCAAAATCATGATCGAATTCAGGAGCTGCAACAAAAGAACCATTTGAATCGTCGCTTAACAGATTCAGGCAGAGAAGGCACCGGTCATACATATCATAGAGTGATTCACGGAATTTGGGTTCATTTTCGAGTTTTGGTAATTGGAGCACTTTTTTCCTTGAGAGCCATTTAGCCCAATGTTCCTGTGATTTATTCATCAGGTTTTCAACTGGAATACTTGAAATAAACCGCATCCTTTTATAAAGTTTAGTCCTGTCAGAAGCCGCTCCCAGAAAGACGCTAATCGTCTTTTTTTCACCGGCTTTAAGATCCAGGTCCCACCC is a window of Methanohalophilus mahii DSM 5219 DNA encoding:
- a CDS encoding aldo/keto reductase, which encodes MLYRTLGKTGEKVSSLGLGCMRLPIIDGDSGHIDEQRACEIIHHAIDQGINYLDTAYPYHEGKSEPMLAKALQNGYRDKVNLATKMPSWNIESREDMDSYFDEQLERLGTDYVDFYLIHTLNRDFWPKLVELGLFDFLDQIKKDGRSRYVGFSFHDEVSLFREIVDAYSWDVCQIQYNYLDIDYQAGYEGLLYAASQNLGVIIMEPLRGGCLADMVPDDIMKIWDKSEIKRTPAEWGLRYIWDLDQVSMVLSGMSNLEQLKENLATANKALPNSLTEKDHALIREVREIYCDKLVVDCTGCRYCLPCPAGVQIPLNFKYLNNAMLYENIEDARRAYASHVGEERKASNCIDCGQCAERCPQEIPIPEMLAEVTRLLEK
- a CDS encoding winged helix-turn-helix domain-containing protein, which codes for MRRGKLEIMIDILKVVQRTEATKTSIVYKANLNFNRADNYLEALIDQGLIAKASNRYIITNLGAGYLQKMSDVREVLEAPTC
- a CDS encoding DUF1699 family protein: MKIRMLNSRNEINRLGEDEKFIHFSFRPSDIDILEILKNCPNLKAAQIPPSYMKSLSGNVPKILKMQGVELLKGDLKGTKVIKYMEVIEK
- a CDS encoding amylo-alpha-1,6-glucosidase, coding for MPDIPEDEKSYEKFASREWIVTNGLGGYASSTVIGANTRKYHGLLIAALDAPVERKVILSSLDEELEVGGKIYRLASHKYPQTIHPKGFHYLKGYTTEPVPTFNYSVDNVSLEKQIFMVYGTNSTVIRYSINGETDNITMRLFPLVTYRNFHQLKRSDDITFGQSVKAYKVMIYNGKDSFELNSNMEYNPKPYWYYNFEYETDRKRGLDYQEDLYNPGYFEGRMDKDSGQVFYVVVTTSAITENFNAEEEFRREISRRKKVCPALDVTDTFMKTLGLSADSFIVKRQTTLSASVIAGYHWFADWGRDAMISLEGLTLVTGRYDKARQILLTFSKYCFKGLIPNYFPDRQDGDAGYNTVDASLWFVHAVGRYFAYTKDQAFVSNIWPVISDIIENYMKGTINNIHMDSDGLISHGPQLTWMDAKIGSLNVTPREGKACEINALWYNALCTVTWLAKSIDVPSSDYKQLAHQIKENFAKKYWNADKLCLYDCIFPEDPEIKDASVRPNQIFAISLPFPVLSEDKAFYVLQKVAEDLLTPYGLRTLSKADSKYVGKYEGDAVSRDKAYHNGTVWPWLFGFFISGYLKVHGNSENSRQYCRTLILRFTGHFNEAGIDTVSEVFDGDSPHNPGGCISQAWSVAEILRAYAEVTTGTPP
- a CDS encoding glycoside hydrolase family 15 protein, with protein sequence MIKQPNVIVGNNKLLVTMGKKGELVTFFYPGRDWAQHVVDSQACIYADGKLIWSNNHEWTVKQDYMDETNIVNTELTHPSGIKLKIRDFVHPDLPVLIRKYEICSRQEFHGKLFYYSDLRVGDTHEKNSAFCDEDADLLVQYRHSCHLGLTSVPRFSQWQVGKASDRIWWTNAKYDMEDGQLQNNPEDIGNLNNAIGWDLDLKAGEKKTISVFLGAASDRTKLYKRMRFISSIPVENLMNKSQEHWAKWLSRKKVLQLPKLENEPKFRESLYDMYDRCLLCLNLLSDDSNGSFVAAPEFDHDFEMCGGYGFCWNRDCAEVVIAFLDASYPDYCDRFFRWCKQTQLPDGSWFQRYWLDGKEAPSWGNFKSSTQIDETGSTLFAIERYYQTLEGIEKLEFLDEMWVTVLSAAEYLMKRTPEGLHEPCRGLWETYQGIFIYTNASIYAGLKSAAVMAEDYREPELAQRWSERAFLVKDTTIEKMWIAEGYFGRGIIDDSLDITVDASMIGTFVPFGMLSAEDEQEREMIISMINNVAEKLKIPVNGHFGIKRFEDDHYIGGNPWVVTTLWLSRAMLTLAVSEKIGTQEKTKLVESALEYIKWSIRGTTCTGMLPEQVDKHTGRPAWAIPLSWSCALMISNILLLNDYENSETIQE